AACGCCAGATCGAAGATAACGGATCTTCGTGCAACAGAATTTCCCTGGATGTACATACGGGATCTTCAGGGATATTCGGTCAGTATCTATCCTAATGAATTTCGGGAGATGGAACGCATGAACCTGATTGAGACGATTGCCGACCGGTTTTATGTATTGAGATCCTGTGAGGATTATTCCGATGAAACAGGATTGAAAATCCGGGAGAATGCCGGATATGATGGATCATTGTGGATCATTTAGGAGGTGGTGGATATCGGATTTGGAATCAAACTGAGAGTCTGGGGGGATTATGCCTGCTTCACGCGCCCCGAGATGAAGGTCGAGCGGGTCAGCTATGATGTGATGACCCCTTCGGCTGCCCGGGGAATTCTTGAAGCGATCTATTGGAAGCCCGCGATAGTCTGGGAGATCGACCGGATTCATGTCATGAAGCCGGTGAAGTTCGACAACATCCGCAGGAATGAAGTGCTCGGAAAAATTCCGCTCGCTCCGGTTAAAAGTGCATTTCAGGGGAAGGAGGCCGTTCTCTTCAAGGATGCAAATGACGAGCGGGTCCAGCGGGCCTCCCTTATTCTCCGGGATGTCTGTTATTACATCGAGGCACATTTCAATCTCACCGACAAGGCCCGCCCCGATGATACGGTACAGAAACACTACAATGTCGCCCTCAGGCGAATGCGGAAAGGGCAGTGCTTCCACCACCCGTACTTTGGATGCCGCGAGTTCCCGGTGCAGTTCGAATTCGTTGAGGGAGAGATTCCCAAATCAAAACTGAACGGGAAAAAAGATCTCGGGCTCATGCTCTGGGACATCGATTTTGCCAACAACATGAACCCGGTCTTTTTCCGGGCTGATATGAATGATGGCGTGATCGATGTGCAGAACTGTCTTAAGGGAGGTGTTCACTCGTGATTGTACAATCCCTTGCCCGGTATTATGATATTCTTGCCGGGGATCCCTCCGTGAAAATCCCGAAAACCGGTTACAGCCCGGCAAAAATTTTATTCGCTCTGGTAATTTCGAAGGATGGTGATCTTACCAACATCATTGATCTCAGGAGCGATGGAAAGAAAAAGCAACCGAAGATGATGGAAGTCCCGTACCAGAAATCCCGGGCAGTCTCGATTATCCCGTATTTTGCATGTGATAATGCAAAGTATATATTCGGCCTCGAGAAGGTAAAAGAAGATCCGCGAAAGGGTTTTTCTTCAGAGGAATTCCTTTCAGTTCTGGAAGAAAAGGAAAAAGAAAAGATCGTGATAACGAAACGTTCCCGGGAATGTTTCGAGCAATTCAGGAGATTACATCATTCGCTCCTCGACTCTGTGCCGGATGCCGAAGTTCGATCGTTCCTTACATTCCTTGATACCTGGATCCCGGAAAATTCCCTGAAATATCCCAAGTTTTCCGAATACAAGGAGGAGTTGCTTGCCGGTGGTTTTTTTGTATTTGATGTGGGGGGTATGTATATTCATCAGAATCCGATCATCCGCCAGATATGGGATTCAAATTACGAAAGCTCTTCGGAAGAAGGATCAGAGATTGCTCAGTGTCTGGTCAGCGGCAGAAAGGAAAAGATTGCAACGACGCACCAGAAGATCAAAGGGGTATATGATGCTCAACCTGCAGGTGCATCTCTTGTTAGTTTCAACAATGATGCATTTTGGTCATATGGAAACAACGAAAAAAAGCGATTTTATAATGCCCCGATTAGCGAATCAGCGATGTTCAAGTACACAACAGCGCTGAATTACCTTCTTGAACGTGAGAGTGAGAACAGGGTCCAAATCGGCGATACTTCAACCGTGTTCTGGGCCGAGACCACCAAAAAGACCTGTGAGAATCTTGCCCATTTCCTCATTGATCCTGTTGAGGAGCCGGAAGATACCGGTGGAGATGATATCCAAGCAGAAGGAAAGAAACAGGATCTCCAGGCCCGCCAGCTTGTCAGCGATATTCTCCAGAAAGTCAGGAGCGGGAAGCATCTGGAGGAAAAAGATCTTGGCGTGGATCCTGATAAGACGAATTTCTATATTCTCGGAC
Above is a genomic segment from Methanoregula sp. containing:
- the cas5c gene encoding type I-C CRISPR-associated protein Cas5c translates to MDIGFGIKLRVWGDYACFTRPEMKVERVSYDVMTPSAARGILEAIYWKPAIVWEIDRIHVMKPVKFDNIRRNEVLGKIPLAPVKSAFQGKEAVLFKDANDERVQRASLILRDVCYYIEAHFNLTDKARPDDTVQKHYNVALRRMRKGQCFHHPYFGCREFPVQFEFVEGEIPKSKLNGKKDLGLMLWDIDFANNMNPVFFRADMNDGVIDVQNCLKGGVHS
- the cas8c gene encoding type I-C CRISPR-associated protein Cas8c/Csd1 — protein: MIVQSLARYYDILAGDPSVKIPKTGYSPAKILFALVISKDGDLTNIIDLRSDGKKKQPKMMEVPYQKSRAVSIIPYFACDNAKYIFGLEKVKEDPRKGFSSEEFLSVLEEKEKEKIVITKRSRECFEQFRRLHHSLLDSVPDAEVRSFLTFLDTWIPENSLKYPKFSEYKEELLAGGFFVFDVGGMYIHQNPIIRQIWDSNYESSSEEGSEIAQCLVSGRKEKIATTHQKIKGVYDAQPAGASLVSFNNDAFWSYGNNEKKRFYNAPISESAMFKYTTALNYLLERESENRVQIGDTSTVFWAETTKKTCENLAHFLIDPVEEPEDTGGDDIQAEGKKQDLQARQLVSDILQKVRSGKHLEEKDLGVDPDKTNFYILGLAPNNARLAVRFWHEDSFGNFITRVARHHLDMEIERDDHGPQYISVYRLLKETIPKNSSDKAASPLLGGLLMRSILENTPYPVPMYNAILNRVKVERSINYARAGFIKACLIRLARTRGKHEEDMITVSLNEESQNVPYRLGRLFAVLEKTQSDTNREMKSTINSKYFSSASTTPAVVFPVLLKLAQHHIAKSDWGFKSNQWIEDVLMGVDAFPAYLNLEEQGMFMLGYYHQRKAFFKKKESSEEKKEVKP